From the genome of Ictalurus punctatus breed USDA103 chromosome 28, Coco_2.0, whole genome shotgun sequence, one region includes:
- the aatf gene encoding protein AATF isoform X1 produces the protein MAASISEQLADLLNPLPNFADPEDDQDDETKARVVDKFDEGGDDDDDLPASGLRKRTAALLADSDKRYRGRVTSRKELEQELDGSADDDDDDDEDIEDRQLDKEMELDDDDDEEEEEDDEDEDIGDDDGSHMSSLVSKMKGTDLSFPKETDFRKLTEGMDDLEESESEDEGETEDDSEEEDEEDDDKEDVGDSGDVMTFSKEKVDEEVEKGKAVKNQLALWDLMLEGRIKMQKALVTANQLPQPDTFPEFKSKGGAEYAGALKNSHKALKALQRSLLELQDLLLYQNPETRAISQGKTWGQDISSKSEEDEEVESDEGENEDDGDEEEKRPAGRSGPSKRKLETTQYPDFMAKRFAAFQPYRDATLQKWYDKTRLTTGKNNKGFGAFERNILTQVEQVLMDKERLLKRTQTRRSDYRVLGKPELSAVTTQSRSTEPEAAEPVLKANAHLKDLDEEIFDDDDFYHQLLRELIERKTSAADPNDQVAMGRQWLAIQKLRSKIKKKVDTKASKGRKVRFHVHSKLMNFMAPIDHSTMGDEARSELYRSLFGSQMLQ, from the exons ATGGCGGCGTCCATATCGGAGCAACTCGCGGATTTGTTGAACCCGCTGCCGAATTTCGCAGACCCCGAGGACGACCAGGATGACG agacCAAAGCCAGAGTCGTAGACAAGTTTGATGAGGgaggcgatgatgatgatgatctccCAGCCAGTGGACTGCGGAAGCGAACAGCTGCTTTGTTGGCAGATTCGGATAAACGCTATCGTGGCAGAGTGACGTCGCGCAAGGAGCTTGAGCAGGAGCTTGATGGCTCTG ctgatgacgacgatgatgatgatgaagacatCGAAGATAGACAGCTGGATAAAGAGATGGaacttgatgatgatgatgatgaggaggaggaggaggatgacgaGGATGAAGATATCGGTGATGATGACGGTTCACACATGTCCAGCTTGGTGTCGAAGATGAAGGGCACTGACTTGAGCTTCCCAAAAGAGACAGACTTCCGCAAGCTCACGGAGGGCATGGACGACCTggaggagagtgagagtgaggatGAAGGGGAGACCGAGGATGACTCggaagaggaagatgaggaggacGACGACAAAGAAGACGTCGGCGACTCGGGAGATGTGATGACCTTCTCGAAGGAGAAGGTGGATGAAGAGGTGGAGAAAGGCAAAGCAGTGAAGAATCAGCTCG CTCTTTGGGACCTGATGCTCGAAGGACGAATTAAAATGCAGAAAGCCCTCGTGACGGCCAATCAGCTTCCTCAGCCCGACACGTTCCCCGAGTTCAAGAGCAAAGGCGGGGCCGAGTACGCCGGCGCACTGAAGAACA GCCACAAAGCTCTGAAGGCTCTCCAGAGATCTTTATTAGAGCTGCAGGACCTGCTGCTGTATCAGAACCCAGAAACCAGAGCCATCTCGCAGGGGAAGACATGGGGACAAGACATCAG CAGCAAGTCcgaggaagatgaagaggtCGAGAGCGATGAGGGTGAAAACGAGGACGATGGCGACGAGGAGGAAAAGCGGCCCGCAGGTCGAAGCGGACCCTCCAAGCGGAAGCTGGAGACGACGCAGTATCCTGACTTCATGGCTAAGCGCTTTGCGGCCTTCCAGCCGTACCGCGACGCCACGCTGCAGAAATGGTACGACAAGACGCGGCTCACCACGGGCAAGAACAACAAG ggCTTCGGCGCGTTTGAGCGGAACATCCTGACGCAGGTGGAGCAGGTGCTGATGGATAAGGAGCGCCTGCTGAAGCGTACACAGACACGCAGGTCTGACTACAGAGTGCTGGGCAAACCGGAGCTCAGCGCCGTCACCACGCAGTCCCGCAGCACAGAGCCTGAG GCCGCCGAGCCAGTGCTCAAAGCTAACGCACATCTCAAAGATCTGGACGAGGAGATCTTCGACGATGACGACTTTTATCACCAG CTTCTTCGAGAGCTGATCGAGCGAAAAACTAGTGCAGCTGATCCTAATGATCAAGTGGCTATGggcag GCAGTGGCTGGCCATCCAGAAGCTTCGCAGCAAGATCAAGAAGAAAGTGGACACGAAGGCGAGTAAGGGCAGGAAAGTCCG
- the aatf gene encoding protein AATF isoform X2 gives MAASISEQLADLLNPLPNFADPEDDQDDETKARVVDKFDEGGDDDDDLPASGLRKRTAALLADSDKRYRGRVTSRKELEQELDGSADDDDDDDEDIEDRQLDKEMELDDDDDEEEEEDDEDEDIGDDDGSHMSSLVSKMKGTDLSFPKETDFRKLTEGMDDLEESESEDEGETEDDSEEEDEEDDDKEDVGDSGDVMTFSKEKVDEEVEKGKAVKNQLALWDLMLEGRIKMQKALVTANQLPQPDTFPEFKSKGGAEYAGALKNSHKALKALQRSLLELQDLLLYQNPETRAISQGKTWGQDISKSEEDEEVESDEGENEDDGDEEEKRPAGRSGPSKRKLETTQYPDFMAKRFAAFQPYRDATLQKWYDKTRLTTGKNNKGFGAFERNILTQVEQVLMDKERLLKRTQTRRSDYRVLGKPELSAVTTQSRSTEPEAAEPVLKANAHLKDLDEEIFDDDDFYHQLLRELIERKTSAADPNDQVAMGRQWLAIQKLRSKIKKKVDTKASKGRKVRFHVHSKLMNFMAPIDHSTMGDEARSELYRSLFGSQMLQ, from the exons ATGGCGGCGTCCATATCGGAGCAACTCGCGGATTTGTTGAACCCGCTGCCGAATTTCGCAGACCCCGAGGACGACCAGGATGACG agacCAAAGCCAGAGTCGTAGACAAGTTTGATGAGGgaggcgatgatgatgatgatctccCAGCCAGTGGACTGCGGAAGCGAACAGCTGCTTTGTTGGCAGATTCGGATAAACGCTATCGTGGCAGAGTGACGTCGCGCAAGGAGCTTGAGCAGGAGCTTGATGGCTCTG ctgatgacgacgatgatgatgatgaagacatCGAAGATAGACAGCTGGATAAAGAGATGGaacttgatgatgatgatgatgaggaggaggaggaggatgacgaGGATGAAGATATCGGTGATGATGACGGTTCACACATGTCCAGCTTGGTGTCGAAGATGAAGGGCACTGACTTGAGCTTCCCAAAAGAGACAGACTTCCGCAAGCTCACGGAGGGCATGGACGACCTggaggagagtgagagtgaggatGAAGGGGAGACCGAGGATGACTCggaagaggaagatgaggaggacGACGACAAAGAAGACGTCGGCGACTCGGGAGATGTGATGACCTTCTCGAAGGAGAAGGTGGATGAAGAGGTGGAGAAAGGCAAAGCAGTGAAGAATCAGCTCG CTCTTTGGGACCTGATGCTCGAAGGACGAATTAAAATGCAGAAAGCCCTCGTGACGGCCAATCAGCTTCCTCAGCCCGACACGTTCCCCGAGTTCAAGAGCAAAGGCGGGGCCGAGTACGCCGGCGCACTGAAGAACA GCCACAAAGCTCTGAAGGCTCTCCAGAGATCTTTATTAGAGCTGCAGGACCTGCTGCTGTATCAGAACCCAGAAACCAGAGCCATCTCGCAGGGGAAGACATGGGGACAAGACATCAG CAAGTCcgaggaagatgaagaggtCGAGAGCGATGAGGGTGAAAACGAGGACGATGGCGACGAGGAGGAAAAGCGGCCCGCAGGTCGAAGCGGACCCTCCAAGCGGAAGCTGGAGACGACGCAGTATCCTGACTTCATGGCTAAGCGCTTTGCGGCCTTCCAGCCGTACCGCGACGCCACGCTGCAGAAATGGTACGACAAGACGCGGCTCACCACGGGCAAGAACAACAAG ggCTTCGGCGCGTTTGAGCGGAACATCCTGACGCAGGTGGAGCAGGTGCTGATGGATAAGGAGCGCCTGCTGAAGCGTACACAGACACGCAGGTCTGACTACAGAGTGCTGGGCAAACCGGAGCTCAGCGCCGTCACCACGCAGTCCCGCAGCACAGAGCCTGAG GCCGCCGAGCCAGTGCTCAAAGCTAACGCACATCTCAAAGATCTGGACGAGGAGATCTTCGACGATGACGACTTTTATCACCAG CTTCTTCGAGAGCTGATCGAGCGAAAAACTAGTGCAGCTGATCCTAATGATCAAGTGGCTATGggcag GCAGTGGCTGGCCATCCAGAAGCTTCGCAGCAAGATCAAGAAGAAAGTGGACACGAAGGCGAGTAAGGGCAGGAAAGTCCG